A window of Candidatus Angelobacter sp. contains these coding sequences:
- a CDS encoding RluA family pseudouridine synthase has translation MDKLIEIIHEDAELLVINKPAGLVCHPTKTDGYSSLIGRIRLHLGDGIRPHLINRLDRETSGLVLVAKQDEVARELRRIWETREVRKEYLAIVHGHVVAGQDVIDAPLGRDERSGVAIKDCVRPDGAPSQTEFRVERRLERAEGRFTLLRVVPRTGRKHQIRIHLAHYGHPIVGEKIYGGDENLYLDFVRSQLTEEQRRRLILPHHALHASNVRFLWRNSERAFEAEPEGWFARFAGKSSE, from the coding sequence ATGGATAAGCTGATCGAGATCATTCACGAAGACGCGGAACTGCTGGTGATCAACAAACCGGCGGGCCTCGTGTGCCACCCGACCAAGACGGATGGTTATTCCAGCCTGATCGGTCGTATTCGACTTCACCTCGGTGACGGGATCCGGCCGCATTTGATCAACCGCCTCGACCGCGAAACGAGCGGCCTGGTGCTCGTCGCGAAACAGGATGAAGTCGCGCGCGAACTCCGACGGATTTGGGAAACGCGCGAAGTCCGGAAGGAGTATCTGGCCATTGTACATGGACATGTTGTGGCCGGCCAGGACGTGATCGACGCACCACTGGGCAGGGACGAACGGAGCGGCGTCGCAATCAAGGATTGCGTACGTCCTGATGGCGCGCCGTCGCAGACGGAATTCCGGGTGGAACGCCGGTTGGAGAGGGCCGAAGGCAGATTTACCCTGCTGCGCGTCGTGCCGCGCACGGGGCGTAAGCATCAAATCCGCATTCACCTCGCGCACTACGGTCACCCGATCGTCGGGGAGAAAATCTATGGCGGCGACGAAAACCTGTATCTGGATTTTGTGCGAAGCCAGTTGACGGAGGAGCAGCGGCGCCGGTTGATATTGCCCCACCATGCACTGCACGCGTCTAACGTGCGGTTTTTATGGCGAAACTCGGAACGGGCTTTTGAAGCCGAACCCGAAGGTTGGTTCGCCAGGTTTGCCGGAAAAAGTTCGGAATGA
- a CDS encoding DUF6580 family putative transport protein, translating to MKEKANLWLPIALMVVFALTRWPGVLPPNFSAAYALAFCAGVYFPKRLAWWLPLAVLLATDALMNALYYHVALVSANMLVNYATYAAIIAVGQWFSARATWLKLLTGGLLGAILFYLVTNTSAWLQNPEYPKTFAGWIQALTTGIPGYPPTWVFFWKTLLSGGLFTGLFVGAMKFSESKEAKEEEPAEEETGEHPEAAQPEESNA from the coding sequence GTGAAAGAAAAGGCCAACCTGTGGCTGCCCATCGCGCTGATGGTCGTGTTCGCGCTGACGCGCTGGCCCGGCGTCCTGCCGCCGAACTTCAGCGCAGCCTATGCGCTGGCGTTTTGCGCGGGCGTTTATTTCCCGAAACGGCTCGCCTGGTGGCTGCCCCTCGCCGTGCTGCTGGCGACGGATGCGCTCATGAACGCGCTTTATTATCACGTCGCCCTGGTCAGCGCCAACATGCTCGTCAATTACGCGACCTACGCCGCCATCATTGCGGTCGGACAATGGTTTTCCGCCCGGGCGACATGGCTGAAACTTCTCACCGGAGGTTTGTTGGGGGCGATCCTCTTTTATCTCGTGACGAACACGTCAGCCTGGCTGCAAAATCCCGAATACCCAAAAACCTTCGCCGGCTGGATTCAGGCGTTGACCACGGGCATTCCGGGCTATCCGCCCACGTGGGTATTCTTCTGGAAAACGCTGCTCAGCGGCGGGCTGTTCACGGGGCTGTTCGTTGGCGCGATGAAATTCAGTGAAAGCAAGGAAGCAAAAGAGGAAGAGCCTGCCGAAGAAGAAACCGGCGAACATCCGGAGGCCGCGCAACCCGAGGAGTCCAACGCCTGA
- a CDS encoding metallophosphoesterase family protein — protein MKIGVISDTHGYLDRKVPKLFAGVDHILHGGDIGYPSIILELEEIAPVTAVLGNNDAGLDFKETEVIQLDSRKFLLHHIVDVRNPAERIKRRIIRENPDVVVFGHSHKPYCETLDRTLYFNPGYAGKPRFGLERNVAVLLCDDQGITAEYLEL, from the coding sequence ATGAAAATCGGCGTAATATCTGATACTCATGGCTACCTTGATCGCAAGGTTCCCAAGCTGTTCGCCGGGGTGGACCATATTCTGCACGGCGGGGACATCGGTTATCCGTCGATCATTCTGGAACTCGAGGAGATTGCCCCCGTGACCGCGGTCCTCGGCAACAACGACGCCGGCCTGGATTTCAAGGAGACGGAAGTCATCCAACTCGACAGCCGGAAGTTCCTGCTGCATCACATCGTCGATGTGCGGAACCCCGCCGAAAGAATCAAGCGCCGGATCATCCGGGAAAATCCCGACGTTGTTGTGTTTGGCCACAGTCACAAGCCGTATTGCGAAACGCTGGATCGGACACTGTACTTCAATCCGGGTTATGCGGGAAAACCGCGCTTCGGTCTGGAGCGGAATGTCGCCGTCCTGCTTTGCGACGATCAGGGAATCACAGCCGAGTATCTCGAGTTGTAG
- a CDS encoding Ig-like domain-containing protein, whose translation MKTSVRTLGIQLWLAGLLLAQLVPSALHAQGGPTLVSSVPANAATGVALDSKISFTFSTAMKAQESITWSGLDTNKLSYAWSADAKTLTCSYNGNLPGGTQVTWLLLSTIPGFIVGFEDSTGTPLSGFPFGSFMTATGGGGTNNCSGISSNGNFTIYNLFKSAMYVQNSAAAPTPDTSSDPFNFGASIALATNRTATGATLTVPGGSPQSMDSFFGHYFIFGSTNDLSKLDALFPAGDYTFTVTGSPNQTVPANLPASAIPNAPHLSNYAADQTINAGADFTLTWDAFVGGRTIDSISVNVYNSSQALVFQITNSAGCPSVLPGTATSVVLPAGTLSSNEAYTAQIMFLNNITVDTNSFPGSAVFVGGQSTTRATIATGTGSITPPPTMVLTNVVWLPAGQLRFEFPAAPGTIYTVEFSSDLGNPLGWTPLPSTNATSSVIQITDTPTPGTPLRFYRARHN comes from the coding sequence ATGAAGACTTCCGTTCGCACTCTGGGGATTCAACTGTGGCTGGCCGGTCTGCTACTGGCGCAACTTGTTCCCAGCGCGCTTCACGCTCAAGGCGGCCCGACGTTGGTGTCATCGGTGCCGGCCAACGCCGCGACCGGCGTGGCGCTCGACTCGAAGATCAGCTTCACATTCAGCACGGCCATGAAGGCGCAAGAGTCGATCACCTGGAGCGGGCTTGACACCAACAAACTGAGTTATGCCTGGAGTGCTGACGCGAAAACACTCACTTGCTCCTACAACGGAAATCTGCCCGGCGGGACACAAGTCACCTGGCTTCTCCTTTCCACGATCCCCGGATTTATAGTCGGATTTGAAGATTCCACGGGAACTCCTTTGAGCGGTTTCCCCTTCGGCTCATTCATGACGGCCACCGGCGGTGGCGGAACCAACAATTGTTCGGGGATTTCCAGCAACGGCAACTTCACTATTTACAACCTCTTCAAATCGGCCATGTACGTGCAGAACAGCGCGGCGGCTCCGACGCCGGACACCTCCTCGGACCCCTTCAATTTTGGCGCGAGCATCGCCCTGGCCACAAACCGCACCGCCACAGGAGCGACGCTGACTGTTCCAGGCGGCTCGCCCCAGTCGATGGATTCGTTCTTTGGTCACTACTTTATTTTCGGCTCCACAAATGATCTCTCGAAACTCGACGCGCTTTTCCCTGCGGGCGATTACACGTTCACGGTCACCGGATCGCCAAATCAAACGGTGCCCGCCAATCTGCCGGCCAGCGCAATTCCGAACGCGCCACACCTCAGCAATTACGCCGCGGACCAAACGATCAATGCGGGTGCTGATTTTACCCTGACCTGGGACGCCTTTGTCGGAGGACGGACAATCGATTCAATTTCCGTGAATGTTTACAACTCGTCTCAGGCGCTGGTATTTCAGATCACCAATTCCGCGGGTTGTCCAAGTGTCCTGCCGGGGACGGCAACTTCCGTCGTCCTGCCCGCCGGCACGCTGTCCTCGAACGAAGCCTATACGGCTCAAATCATGTTCCTGAACAATATCACGGTCGATACCAACTCGTTTCCCGGCAGCGCGGTGTTCGTTGGGGGGCAAAGCACGACCCGGGCAACGATTGCGACCGGCACCGGCAGCATCACCCCGCCCCCCACAATGGTTTTGACAAACGTCGTCTGGCTGCCAGCCGGTCAGCTCCGGTTCGAATTTCCCGCTGCGCCGGGCACGATTTACACGGTCGAATTCTCTTCGGACCTTGGAAATCCGCTCGGCTGGACTCCGCTGCCGTCCACCAACGCCACGAGCAGTGTCATCCAGATCACCGACACGCCAACACCGGGAACTCCCCTCCGATTTTACCGCGCACGGCACAATTGA
- a CDS encoding prolipoprotein diacylglyceryl transferase family protein, whose amino-acid sequence MKPSLSSPQSTAYGWLMLAGIVVSIVFWSRLARRDDRLLAVYVAALIGAFLGAKVFYLLVDGWRHWGHPDQWLQWATGKTVLGALLGGYLGAEVAKKLTGYRGITGDWFALIVPVGVILGRIGCLFHGCCQGRVCEPAWFTMNDSAGVARWPSVPMEILFNLSMIAVFSVMRRRHQLSGQHFHIYLIGYGLLRFLHEFLRNESRLIGPITGYQLVALLVAGFGVWAFIDRWRERPQAVAQTS is encoded by the coding sequence TTGAAACCATCTCTATCGTCGCCTCAATCCACCGCCTACGGCTGGCTGATGCTCGCGGGCATTGTCGTGAGCATTGTGTTCTGGTCGCGGCTGGCGCGGCGCGACGACCGCCTGCTGGCGGTTTACGTGGCTGCGCTCATCGGCGCGTTTCTCGGCGCGAAGGTTTTCTATCTGCTGGTGGATGGCTGGAGGCATTGGGGCCATCCCGACCAGTGGCTCCAGTGGGCGACGGGCAAGACGGTGCTGGGCGCATTGCTCGGGGGCTACCTCGGCGCCGAAGTTGCCAAGAAACTGACCGGTTACCGTGGAATCACCGGGGATTGGTTCGCGTTGATCGTTCCGGTGGGCGTCATCCTCGGCCGGATCGGTTGCCTGTTTCACGGCTGTTGCCAGGGGCGGGTCTGCGAACCGGCCTGGTTTACGATGAACGACTCCGCCGGTGTCGCCCGATGGCCGTCGGTGCCGATGGAAATTCTGTTCAACCTGTCCATGATCGCGGTGTTCTCCGTGATGCGCCGCCGTCATCAACTGTCCGGACAACATTTTCACATTTACCTGATCGGCTACGGATTGCTCCGGTTTTTACACGAGTTTCTCCGAAACGAATCCCGGTTGATCGGACCGATCACGGGCTACCAACTCGTGGCGCTCCTGGTGGCGGGATTCGGAGTCTGGGCATTCATCGATCGTTGGAGAGAGCGACCACAAGCGGTCGCGCAAACCAGTTGA